actttcacatgcatatgaggcaattgaaaagaccgtgacttgggtcaggcacgcgtTAGTTATCAAtttgacatgtttgctttttaaaactttaaagaggtcttttgcaacagatttttcCAGTGCGATACACCGTTGGAtctcttgactgcggcttccgaGGATAtcgattgttgatccaagtagaatgaagtcaatgacaacttcagtttcttctccaAATATCATGATGTAGTTTATCATCCAGTTGTCCAGtcctcaagctaaaagaactgaacctTGTTTATCCTAGGGTTTGTATAAGGAGGGTTGCTTATCTTAACATTTGTGACATCATGATAGAATCAGTTATGAAGTTGATCTCCATCCTATGGAAGCTATTTCCTTTATAAGTGGAGACTACTTTTCCCTAGAAAAAAGGCTGGTAGTTGTTTAAATGCTGAGTAAAGCTGAGCACTGAAACTTATCCTTGAGAAGATACTAGAAGAAGACAAGTAGCAGAGTATAAGAACTAGGAGTATCACACTTTTGGGGGGAAGCAACTACTTTAAAATCTTCCCATTCGGTGGGTATACTTCTGTTTTAATTTCAGGTTTTATTAGGattgtgaaattaaaatattctgtCCTTGGTTATTTGTCACAAACATCATTGTCTTGGTGAAAAACCCCTAGTCCCTCAAGagaccaacaaagagaatttttttctttaaaaaattgctGTAAAATATGTCTTTTTCTTTGAAACAGCTGTGGTTCTGTGTAGTTTTAATAGGCATGCTTTTAAATTGCTTGGAGGTGTTTACATATGAATCTTCATATAAACTTGTATCTCtctcatttagaaaaaaaaatgaaagaagggaaTTAGTTACTTAAAATACTTGGTACAACTGTTCCTATGAATTATTCCAGGCACTTGGAAGACAATTACACTCAATTGTAATAACCTTGCCAACCTTTTCCAGTATGCTGAACTCCAAATACTATTGTGTTTTCATTGACAACATTCACtgttcatatgcatatgaaaaacaGGCATTTTCATCAGAATTGCTATAATAGCATTAagagattattattttttccaatttCCTTGGAAGAAAATTCACttaaattagattatttgttACTTGACTGCTCTCCTATCTGGTCTGTATGTTTAGGTAACTGGGGTCCATGAAAGCATAGACTTCAGAATAAAAAGCACGATTTTATACATTAATGATTTCAAATAAAAGAGGAGTGCTATGTTTGTGCATGACTTCTTTTGAGAAAGTTAAATctctcttctgctttttttttttttcttctgcttagGAGAGATAACACTTTTTGTCCCTGTAGGTGGCCCCCTGGTGTAGCCATTAGTTGCTAATTACTtgcaaacaaataaacaattaACTCCTCCAGCCGCTGGGTGGGAGAGTGTTCATTGACATGCTAAAACTTTCTAAGACAGGATTTTAATTAGTGACGTGCTGAATCCAGCCTCCTCGTCAGAGGAGCTATAAGGTGAACTGCAGGAAGGTCCAGCCCTGTACACGTGGGGCAGAGGCAGCAGAGAGGCGGGAGAGGCTCCAGCCTACTCTCTGTGCAGCCCTTGCGAGGATGTCTCCCAGCCTTCAGGAGGATGCTCAGCTCGGCGAAGGCAAACCCCCGCCTTGCTCCTTTTCGATTGAGAGCATTTTGGGACTGGACCAGAAGAAAGACAGTGTTCCATCAGTGAAACCTCACAGGCCCTGGGCAGACACCTGCAGCTCCTCAGGTATGTCACAACTTAATTTTCAAACTCTTAGTCATTTCATTTGCAGTGTTtgatttgttctttatttcatactACACAGAGTTAGGGAGAGACTGTGCTTTTATCCAGTTATATGGCTGAAACATCTAGGATTGCTAATGCTGCCAATGAACAAGTCCTCTGGGAAATAAAAAGAATATCAGCCTTAGATTCAAGTAGGTGTAAAGTtcactcacttaaaaaaaaaaaaaccaagaacctGCAGTTACATCATATAGTCTAAATCTGTGTTTACTGAAAAGTAAATGGCATTCAGAGACCAAAATGTTCTCTCTCACCAAGGCAAGATCTTCATTTTcgcttcattttttgtttgtttttggattttggtTGATGAGGGAGCCAGGTCTTTTATAAAGCCCAAAAGAATTCCACTGGGAAAATTAAAGATAAGTTCCTGAGACTACTTCTCTTAGAGCTTCATGGAGTATAGATTTAGACTTCTAAGATGGGGTTTATTCTTCTGTGTTTAGGGAAAGATCATCAGCGTTGTCTGCAGGTCCCCAAACTTCCCAGTGGGACCTCCTTCCCTTGTTCTGTGTATCACCCAATGCCAGAAGAAAGAATTTTGAGATATGAAAACTCCTTTTCACCCTCGGAAGGACTGTCTTTGAAAAGAGAATTGAGTTGGTACAGAGGCCGAAGACCAAGAACTGCTTTTACTCAAAACCAGGTGAGAAGTCCTTTCAACCAGTGAAAGGTTTTAACTGACACCCTGTTGAGCAAAAAGCCCATTCACTTGGGGATCTCAGTTTAGAAGCCTTTTTAATGAAAGAGTAGATTATCATTTTTTAACAGTTTTTAGaaagatatgtatatataaaaagaagGCATACAGATTAATTGCCAAGGATTTTAATGCAAATATCTTGTTATACAAGTTAAAGCCCATTTTATGGTGACATACCAAATATCAACATCTTAAAGAATTGTTTCCTTATTCCTAGATTGAAGTGTTGGAAAATGTCTTTAGAGTAAACTGCTATCCTGGCATTGATATCAGAGAAGACTTAGCTCGAAAGTTGAGCCTAGAGGAAGACAGAATCcaggtaattttaaaatttagttaTTACTCGTGATGGTTGAAAtgtaaagaataataaaatgtttctgagacctattttatttttccttaattttagATCTGGTTCCAAAATCGGCGTGCAAAGCTGAAAAGGACCCATAGAGAATCACAGTTTTTAATGGCGAAAAAAAATTTCAGCACAAATCTCCTGGAACAGATAGAAACTAAATCTGTGAAATTATCTTCCAGTTGCAGAACATCGAGAATCAATGGAAATACCAAGCGTTAAAAATatgtttcttttctgtatttaatCTGAAtattgtcatttttaaaaaatatgttatgAATAATTACTATTATAACATGGTCCATATTATATTTGGGCACTTTTAGTTAAGATAAAGGCCTTTCCTGTctattttaataaacattttcagaaaaagCCATCTATTTTTTTAAGCAAGCAAATTTAATCTTGTAAATTAGTTTACTAAAATCAGTAAACTCATGACTAAGTGACTTCACAAGTTGGATTCCATTTATAAACTATATCTGAAGAATAGCACAAAGGTGTCATTTGTTTCAATTTGTTTGTTTCCAGGAACATTTGAAACATGTTTATGCTTAAATATATTACAGAATATGATTTATTCATGAATCTTGGGTTTCTCTTGATTTGTAACATAAAGCAGTGAGAATGCCTTAccatatatcaaaacaaagcctCTGCcagtttcaagttttttttttttaaaaaagcaaagcaagtaTGTCAAAATGCACGTATAAAAACATCAGCTGTCATATTCATACCATCTTAATGACATTACGTAAAAATAATTAAGATGCaaataaatgcaaattttttattttttttagtacgTTTAATGTTGCACTTTCATTCATTAAAGTGGTGATCATCATCTGGCTTGCATCTATTTTCAATTTAATGATTTGCAACCAACTGTGTATTTTGTTACAAGTATTACCTTGGCTGAAAAGGTAGGATAAGCGACCTGCCTTTTGTATGTGCTCCAGCATAGTCACTGGAAATAATCAGGGCACTTTCTGTGAAACAAAAATAGTGTGTTTGCTTGGCATTTGCCATTTCCCATTGCATCCGCCAATTAAATATGGGAATAGGACAAGATGCATGACAAGACAGGAGTCCTCTCCACTGGACGTCTGGGCATTGTTTTCTAGTTGACTGAAGGCCTAAGCGGGTCTCCTTGTGCAATGTTAGCTTGAGAGGGCTTTGTCTACTGGCAGCAGTATTTCAACTTCATTCTTGAGAACTGAATTGTaccttgctttctttttctttttttcctatttctttgtccttcctttctctcccagTGATGACCTGAGTGGAAGGtgcttacttatttattttttgtaggtttttctttttaaagcaagAAAGCTTGGAGGGAGGAAGCACATAACTTGAGGAAAAGCAGCTTGACtcagattttagagattttaaaaatcatttactgAGTGACATTTGGGAGAGAGCTCTGTGTCTCAACAATTGGTCAACCATAACCTGCTCTTATTTTGTTCCACTATTGCTGAGATAGGCACCCTGGTAATGCAggggttaagtgttgggctgctaaccaagaggttgctggttggaacccaccagctgctcctagagagaaggatgtggtagtctgcttgcctaaggattacagccttggaaaccctacagggcagttttcccttatccttatagggtcactatgagttggaatcgactcaacagcaacgagtttggttggttttggattTGCTGAGATGGAGGAGGAAAATGAGGAAAAGTAGGGTAGCAGGGTAGTAACAGGAAGAGCAGAGACATTAAATTTTGTATTAATAAAAGtggctttttggaaaaaatggcAGAGTCTGACAATAAAGATTTTCATAGAAAACATTTAATGTCTCTGATCTTCCTGCGAAATAAATTAGTCAAAACCTATCCACCAGGAGTTTTCTTTGCTCTCCATTTTGCTTCTGTGAAACTGGAAGTCCCCAGGAATAGGCTTCAGGAGTATAACCCAGTGCAGTGGAGTTGATtacggctcacagtgaccctacaggacagagtagaactgccccatagggttttcaaggagcgcctagtggattccaactgctgaccttttggttggcagtggaactcttaaccattgcacctccagggtttccttaggaGGATGGGGGGTGGAAAATGTCACTCACGTCGTTTTCAAATAGCCTTTTATTTTATTCCCAAAAGTAAAGTTTAAAAAAGTATGAACAATTCCAGCAGAATAGAAGAATACTAAAATCTCCCTCCAATCTCATCCTTCTGAGGTAATCATGACCATTTTTCAAGATCTTTTTGAGTATTTATAAACAcgtacagaggagccctggtggcgcagtggttaggagctcagctgctaactgaaagggtggtgcTTGGAGCCCACCACCAgccccttgggagaaagatatgtaTACACACCCCCATATATTTGCTGTTTTATTTTCAGGAATAGGATCCCACTTGACGTTCTGTCCTGCATCTTCCAATGTCTTAATGTATGTTTAGTTTAGAAAAAGATTTCAGGTCTTGTGAATAACAAGAAACTATTTCATAATATTAATATTTAAGCATTTTTGAAGTAGTACTTTTCACAAATTGAGATTTTTAAAGAGTAAATCCTAGTTTTATCAGAATTTATCAGGAATCAAACAACCTAACCCCCAAATCCCTGAGGAATGTGCAGAGTGTGTTTTATAGaatcaaaggggaaaaaaagaaagtaacaacACTATAAGTATTATAATTAATAAtgtaccttttatttattttttaattaaaaagcagTTCATACCTAGACAAAGCCTGGTGAGGAGAGAGAGAT
The window above is part of the Loxodonta africana isolate mLoxAfr1 chromosome 22, mLoxAfr1.hap2, whole genome shotgun sequence genome. Proteins encoded here:
- the HESX1 gene encoding homeobox expressed in ES cells 1, whose protein sequence is MSPSLQEDAQLGEGKPPPCSFSIESILGLDQKKDSVPSVKPHRPWADTCSSSGKDHQRCLQVPKLPSGTSFPCSVYHPMPEERILRYENSFSPSEGLSLKRELSWYRGRRPRTAFTQNQIEVLENVFRVNCYPGIDIREDLARKLSLEEDRIQIWFQNRRAKLKRTHRESQFLMAKKNFSTNLLEQIETKSVKLSSSCRTSRINGNTKR